A single Struthio camelus isolate bStrCam1 chromosome 8, bStrCam1.hap1, whole genome shotgun sequence DNA region contains:
- the GORAB gene encoding RAB6-interacting golgin isoform X1 yields the protein MAGAGAWAGFSQEELRRLRGPRPDLSESLEQQRRPHTVNKSRKQLQREKALQQQCQKLGAQDGAASVLPEQLLSVPERKPCHPQQPMAPPHPPSVGDQRQHGSRDQQKELRLGDPCNGNENAQNLPAKPNLKVEKKKVELLVSRQEKSRWEILQQEQRLMEEKNKRKKALLAKAIAERSKRTQAETVKLKRIQKELQALDDMVSADIGILRNRIDQASLDYSYARKRYDKAETEYVAAKLDLQHKTEIKEHLTEHLCTIIQQNELRKARKLEELMQQLEVEADEENLELEIEVERMLQQQEAEAGRQASQSQNHAGTAKETPAPSATVRESESADHAAASPAISEQLVRSDSSHTKSLLNMDSQTQAVKVTPGDRPVCSDT from the exons ATTTGTCAGAATCCTTGGAGCAGCAGCGACGCCCCCACACCGTGAATAAGAGCCGGAAGCAGCTGCAACGAGAAAAAGCCCTCCAGCAGCAATGTCAGAAGCTGGGAGCACAGGATGGAGCAGCCTCTGTACTTCCTGAGCAGTTGCTTTCTGTACCAGAACGCAAGCCTTGTCACCCTCAGCAGCCTATGGCACCACCTCATCCTCCTTCAGTGGGAGATCAGAGGCAACATGGCAGCCGAGATCAGCAGAAGGAACTGAGACTAGGAGATCCGTGTAATGGCAATGAAAATGCCCAGAACCTCCCTGCAAAGCCAAACTTGaaagtggagaaaaagaaagtggaaTTGTTAGTAAGTCG GCAAGAAAAATCACGATGGGAaatcctccagcaggaacagcgGCTGATGGAAGAGAAGAATAAACGCAAGAAGGCACTCCTGGCCAAAGCTATTGCTGAGAG ATCCAAAAGAACTCAAGCCGAAACAGTGAAACTAAAGAGGATTCAGAAGGAGTTACAAGCTCTGGATGACATGGTGTCTGCTGACATTGGGATCCTGCGGAACCGAATTGATCAGGCCAGCTTAGACTACTCCTATGCCCG GAAGCGGTATGATAAGGCTGAGACGGAATATGTGGCAGCTAAGCTGGACCTCCAACACAAGACGGAGATTAAGGAGCACCTCACAGAGCACCTGTGCACGATCATACAGCAGAATGAACTCCGCAAGGCCAGGAAGCTGGAGGAGTTAATGCAGCAGCTGGaagtggaggcagatgaggaaaaTCTGGAACTTGAGATAGAGGTGGAACggatgctgcagcagcaggaggcagaagcAGGGAGACAAGCCAGCCAGTCACAGAATCACGCCGGGACGGCTAAGGAAACCCCCGCTCCCAGTGCTACAGTAAGGGAGAGCGAGAGTGCTGAccatgctgctgcttctcctgctatTTCTGAACAGTTGGTACGATCTGACAGCTCCCATACCAAGTCCCTCTTGAATATGGACAGCCAAACTCAAGCAGTAAAGGTGACTCCAGGAGACCGCCCAGTTTGCTCTGATACATGA
- the GORAB gene encoding RAB6-interacting golgin isoform X2 — protein sequence MAGAGAWAGFSQEELRRLRGPRPDLSESLEQQRRPHTVNKSRKQLQREKALQQQCQKLGAQDGAASVLPEQLLSVPERKPCHPQQPMAPPHPPSVGDQRQHGSRDQQKELRLGDPCNGNENAQNLPAKPNLKVEKKKVELQEKSRWEILQQEQRLMEEKNKRKKALLAKAIAERSKRTQAETVKLKRIQKELQALDDMVSADIGILRNRIDQASLDYSYARKRYDKAETEYVAAKLDLQHKTEIKEHLTEHLCTIIQQNELRKARKLEELMQQLEVEADEENLELEIEVERMLQQQEAEAGRQASQSQNHAGTAKETPAPSATVRESESADHAAASPAISEQLVRSDSSHTKSLLNMDSQTQAVKVTPGDRPVCSDT from the exons ATTTGTCAGAATCCTTGGAGCAGCAGCGACGCCCCCACACCGTGAATAAGAGCCGGAAGCAGCTGCAACGAGAAAAAGCCCTCCAGCAGCAATGTCAGAAGCTGGGAGCACAGGATGGAGCAGCCTCTGTACTTCCTGAGCAGTTGCTTTCTGTACCAGAACGCAAGCCTTGTCACCCTCAGCAGCCTATGGCACCACCTCATCCTCCTTCAGTGGGAGATCAGAGGCAACATGGCAGCCGAGATCAGCAGAAGGAACTGAGACTAGGAGATCCGTGTAATGGCAATGAAAATGCCCAGAACCTCCCTGCAAAGCCAAACTTGaaagtggagaaaaagaaagtggaaTT GCAAGAAAAATCACGATGGGAaatcctccagcaggaacagcgGCTGATGGAAGAGAAGAATAAACGCAAGAAGGCACTCCTGGCCAAAGCTATTGCTGAGAG ATCCAAAAGAACTCAAGCCGAAACAGTGAAACTAAAGAGGATTCAGAAGGAGTTACAAGCTCTGGATGACATGGTGTCTGCTGACATTGGGATCCTGCGGAACCGAATTGATCAGGCCAGCTTAGACTACTCCTATGCCCG GAAGCGGTATGATAAGGCTGAGACGGAATATGTGGCAGCTAAGCTGGACCTCCAACACAAGACGGAGATTAAGGAGCACCTCACAGAGCACCTGTGCACGATCATACAGCAGAATGAACTCCGCAAGGCCAGGAAGCTGGAGGAGTTAATGCAGCAGCTGGaagtggaggcagatgaggaaaaTCTGGAACTTGAGATAGAGGTGGAACggatgctgcagcagcaggaggcagaagcAGGGAGACAAGCCAGCCAGTCACAGAATCACGCCGGGACGGCTAAGGAAACCCCCGCTCCCAGTGCTACAGTAAGGGAGAGCGAGAGTGCTGAccatgctgctgcttctcctgctatTTCTGAACAGTTGGTACGATCTGACAGCTCCCATACCAAGTCCCTCTTGAATATGGACAGCCAAACTCAAGCAGTAAAGGTGACTCCAGGAGACCGCCCAGTTTGCTCTGATACATGA